The following proteins are co-located in the Sulfurospirillum deleyianum DSM 6946 genome:
- the tuf gene encoding elongation factor Tu translates to MAKEKFSRTKPHVNIGTIGHVDHGKTTLTAAISAVLATKGLCEFKDYDGIDNAPEERERGITIATSHIEYETENRHYAHVDCPGHADYVKNMITGAAQMDGAILVVSAADGPMPQTREHILLSRQVGVPYIVVFMNKADMVDDEELLELVEMEIRELLSSYDFPGDDTPIIAGSALKALEEAKAGAVGPWGEKILALMAAVDAYIPEPVRETDKDFLMPIEDVFSISGRGTVVTGKIDRGSVKIGETIEIVGIKDTKTTTVTGVEMFRKEMEQGQAGDNCGILLRGIKKEEVERGMVLCKPKSITPHTDFEAEIYVLSKEEGGRHTPFFNNYRPQFYVRTTDVTGSISLPEGTEMVMPGDNVKIKVALIAPIALEEGTRFAIREGGRTVGAGVVSAIIK, encoded by the coding sequence ATGGCAAAAGAAAAGTTCTCTAGAACCAAGCCACACGTTAACATTGGAACCATCGGTCACGTTGATCATGGTAAAACTACATTGACAGCTGCAATTTCTGCTGTTCTTGCTACAAAAGGTCTTTGTGAATTTAAAGATTATGATGGTATTGATAACGCTCCTGAAGAGAGAGAGCGTGGTATTACTATTGCAACTTCACACATTGAATATGAAACAGAAAATCGCCATTACGCTCACGTAGATTGTCCAGGCCACGCCGATTACGTTAAAAACATGATTACAGGTGCTGCACAAATGGACGGTGCTATTCTTGTTGTTTCTGCAGCAGATGGTCCTATGCCACAAACTCGTGAGCACATTCTTCTTTCTCGTCAAGTAGGTGTTCCTTATATTGTTGTATTCATGAACAAAGCAGATATGGTTGATGATGAAGAACTTCTTGAACTCGTTGAAATGGAAATTCGTGAACTTCTTAGCTCATACGACTTCCCAGGTGACGATACTCCAATCATTGCAGGTTCTGCGCTTAAAGCATTAGAAGAAGCAAAAGCAGGTGCTGTTGGACCATGGGGTGAAAAAATTCTTGCTCTTATGGCAGCAGTTGATGCGTATATTCCAGAGCCAGTTCGTGAGACAGATAAAGACTTCTTGATGCCAATCGAAGACGTATTCTCAATCTCAGGTCGTGGCACCGTTGTTACAGGTAAAATCGACAGAGGTTCTGTTAAAATTGGTGAGACTATCGAAATCGTAGGTATTAAAGATACAAAAACAACAACAGTAACTGGTGTTGAAATGTTCCGTAAAGAGATGGAACAAGGTCAAGCAGGCGATAACTGCGGTATCTTGTTACGTGGTATCAAAAAAGAAGAAGTTGAGCGTGGTATGGTTCTTTGTAAACCAAAATCAATCACTCCTCATACTGATTTTGAAGCTGAAATCTATGTTCTTTCAAAAGAAGAGGGTGGTAGACATACTCCATTCTTTAACAACTATAGACCACAATTCTATGTACGTACAACAGACGTAACAGGTTCTATTTCATTGCCAGAAGGTACTGAGATGGTTATGCCTGGTGATAACGTTAAAATTAAAGTTGCACTTATCGCACCTATCGCTCTTGAAGAGGGTACTCGTTTTGCAATCCGTGAGGGTGGTAGAACTGTTGGTGCGGGTGTTGTTTCTGCAATCATCAAGTAA
- the rpmG gene encoding 50S ribosomal protein L33 encodes MTVKIGLKCSECGDINYTTTKNSKTVTEKVELSKYCPRLKKHTVHKEVKLKS; translated from the coding sequence ATGACCGTTAAAATCGGACTAAAGTGTTCTGAATGTGGTGACATTAATTACACAACAACCAAAAATAGCAAGACAGTTACTGAAAAAGTTGAACTTAGCAAGTATTGTCCTCGTTTGAAAAAACACACCGTTCACAAAGAAGTGAAATTAAAAAGTTAA
- the secE gene encoding preprotein translocase subunit SecE produces MEKLKAYYHHSKAELSKVIFPIKEQIRNAFISVFVVVTVISLFLALIDAIMSFSLSSLV; encoded by the coding sequence ATGGAAAAATTAAAAGCTTATTATCATCATTCTAAAGCTGAATTATCGAAAGTCATTTTTCCGATTAAAGAACAGATTCGGAATGCTTTCATCTCTGTTTTTGTCGTTGTAACTGTCATTTCTCTCTTCTTAGCATTGATTGATGCCATTATGTCTTTTTCTCTATCTTCTTTGGTTTAA
- the nusG gene encoding transcription termination/antitermination protein NusG has translation MAHKWYAIQTYAGSEQAVKKGIITLVNDHGIAEKLEQIVVPTEDVIEVKNGKKKISERSLYPGYAFAKLDLDTALWHLIQSLPKVGRFIGESKKPTPLTEKDIALILEKAEKKGAPKPKIFFETGESVRITEGPFANFTGSVEEYDMVHGKLTLNVSIFGRSTPVEILYSQVEKIV, from the coding sequence ATGGCACATAAATGGTATGCAATTCAAACCTATGCAGGGAGTGAACAAGCAGTTAAAAAAGGAATCATTACGCTCGTTAATGATCATGGCATTGCTGAGAAGTTAGAACAAATTGTTGTTCCAACAGAAGATGTTATTGAAGTGAAGAATGGTAAGAAAAAGATTAGTGAGAGAAGCTTGTATCCTGGTTATGCTTTTGCAAAACTAGATTTAGATACAGCGTTATGGCATCTTATTCAATCATTGCCAAAAGTTGGAAGATTTATTGGTGAGTCCAAGAAGCCTACGCCTTTAACCGAAAAAGACATTGCGCTTATTTTGGAAAAGGCAGAGAAAAAAGGTGCTCCAAAACCAAAGATTTTCTTTGAGACGGGTGAGAGCGTTAGGATTACAGAAGGTCCTTTTGCAAACTTCACAGGAAGTGTCGAAGAGTATGATATGGTGCATGGTAAACTCACACTTAATGTTTCAATCTTTGGTAGAAGTACACCAGTCGAGATTCTTTATTCACAAGTTGAAAAAATAGTTTAA
- the rplK gene encoding 50S ribosomal protein L11 — MAKKVIGEIKLQIEAAKANPSPPVGPALGQRGVNIMEFCKAFNERTKDLAGFKIPVVITVYADKSFTFITKQPPATDLIKKAAGIKSGSSNPLKNKVATLNKSQILEIVERKIVDLNTNDKEQAAKIIAGSARSIGITVVD; from the coding sequence ATGGCAAAAAAGGTCATTGGCGAAATTAAATTACAAATTGAAGCCGCAAAAGCAAATCCATCACCTCCAGTAGGACCAGCCCTTGGTCAACGTGGTGTTAATATTATGGAGTTTTGTAAAGCATTTAATGAAAGAACAAAAGATTTGGCAGGTTTTAAAATTCCTGTTGTAATCACAGTTTATGCAGATAAAAGTTTTACATTTATCACAAAACAGCCTCCTGCAACAGATTTAATCAAAAAAGCAGCAGGTATTAAAAGTGGTTCAAGCAATCCTTTGAAAAACAAAGTTGCAACATTGAACAAATCTCAAATTCTTGAGATTGTTGAGAGAAAAATTGTAGATCTGAATACAAATGATAAAGAGCAAGCTGCAAAAATTATTGCGGGTTCTGCTAGAAGTATCGGTATTACTGTCGTCGATTAA
- the rplA gene encoding 50S ribosomal protein L1: protein MSKRVNKRFQELLKKVDKEKKYSVDEALANIKNLASAKFDETIEVALKLNVDPRHADQMVRGSVVLPAGTGKTVRVAVIAKDEKADEAKAAGADIVGSDDLIEEIQAGRINFDVLIATPNMMGLVGKVGRILGPKGIMPNPKTGTVTMDVAKAVENNKGGQVNFRVDKQGNIHAGIGKISFSDAQIRENFESFIKAINKHKPAAAKGKYIKSAALSLTMSPSMNLENQELIDLK from the coding sequence ATGTCAAAAAGAGTTAATAAGCGTTTTCAAGAACTTTTAAAAAAAGTTGATAAAGAGAAAAAATATTCAGTTGATGAAGCATTGGCAAACATCAAAAATTTAGCTTCTGCGAAATTCGATGAGACGATTGAAGTCGCATTAAAACTTAATGTGGATCCACGTCATGCGGATCAAATGGTAAGAGGTTCTGTTGTACTTCCTGCTGGAACTGGTAAAACAGTACGTGTTGCGGTTATTGCAAAAGATGAGAAAGCAGATGAAGCAAAAGCAGCAGGTGCAGATATTGTAGGAAGTGATGATTTGATTGAAGAGATTCAAGCAGGTCGCATCAATTTTGATGTTTTAATTGCTACACCAAACATGATGGGTTTAGTTGGTAAAGTTGGTCGTATTTTAGGACCAAAAGGTATTATGCCAAATCCAAAGACAGGGACTGTAACTATGGATGTTGCAAAAGCTGTTGAAAACAATAAGGGTGGTCAAGTTAATTTCCGTGTTGATAAACAAGGAAATATCCATGCAGGTATTGGTAAAATTAGTTTTTCTGATGCTCAAATTAGAGAAAACTTTGAATCATTTATTAAAGCCATCAATAAACATAAGCCTGCCGCTGCAAAAGGTAAATATATTAAGAGTGCAGCACTTTCATTGACTATGAGTCCATCAATGAATCTTGAAAACCAAGAGTTAATTGATCTTAAGTAA
- the rplJ gene encoding 50S ribosomal protein L10: MTRTEKAEFISSLTEEFKASDGLIVCDYKGLKTKALETLRNASRPDAIKVKVIKNTLASIAMTNAGIEGLELKDTNIFVWGDDQLLVTKVVADFAKTNQNFVIKSGFCAGEVVDATKIEALSKMPSRNELIGMLLSTWMAPITNFTIGLDALRAKKQDSE, translated from the coding sequence TTGACAAGAACAGAAAAAGCCGAATTTATTAGTTCGCTAACTGAAGAGTTTAAAGCTTCCGACGGTTTGATTGTTTGTGACTATAAAGGTCTTAAAACAAAAGCACTAGAGACATTGAGAAATGCTTCTAGACCTGATGCTATTAAAGTGAAAGTTATTAAAAATACTCTCGCTTCTATCGCAATGACCAATGCAGGTATTGAAGGACTTGAACTTAAAGATACCAACATTTTTGTTTGGGGTGATGATCAGTTATTGGTAACTAAAGTCGTTGCAGACTTCGCTAAAACAAATCAAAATTTTGTTATTAAAAGCGGTTTCTGTGCTGGTGAAGTTGTTGATGCCACTAAAATTGAAGCACTTTCTAAAATGCCATCTCGTAATGAGCTTATTGGAATGCTTCTTTCAACTTGGATGGCACCTATTACAAACTTTACCATTGGTCTTGATGCACTTCGTGCTAAAAAACAAGATTCAGAATAG
- the rplL gene encoding 50S ribosomal protein L7/L12, which yields MAISKEDVLEYISGLSVLELSQLVKDFEEKFGVSAAPVMVAGAGAGVAAAAVEEKTEFDVILKDGGEKKINAIKVVREITGLGLKEAKDAVEGAPTTIKEGVSKELAEEIKKKLEEAGAVAEVK from the coding sequence ATGGCAATTTCAAAAGAAGATGTATTAGAGTATATTTCAGGTCTTAGCGTACTTGAATTGAGTCAACTTGTTAAAGATTTCGAAGAAAAATTTGGTGTTTCTGCTGCTCCTGTTATGGTAGCTGGTGCTGGTGCTGGTGTTGCAGCAGCAGCAGTTGAAGAAAAAACTGAATTTGATGTTATCCTTAAAGATGGTGGCGAGAAGAAAATTAACGCTATTAAAGTTGTTAGAGAGATTACTGGTCTTGGTCTTAAAGAGGCTAAAGATGCAGTTGAGGGTGCACCTACAACTATTAAAGAGGGTGTATCTAAAGAGCTTGCTGAAGAGATCAAAAAGAAACTTGAAGAAGCTGGCGCTGTCGCTGAAGTTAAGTAA
- the rpoB gene encoding DNA-directed RNA polymerase subunit beta, whose translation MLNSLKSGNRLRVDFSKVPKKIDVPNLLQLQQKSYEQFLNVENLKDESGVEKVFKSIFPIHDPQNRITLEYAGSEIGKPRYTVRECMERGLTYSVSIKMNIRLILWDKDEKTGEKTGVKDIKEQAIFIREIPLMTDRTSFVINGVERVVVNQLHRSPGVIFKEEESPTVANKLIYNAQIIPDRGSWLYFEYDAKDTLFVRINKRRKVPITILFRALGYSKQDILKLFYPVLNIMIRENKFLIEFSADNFLGRVDFDLKDEHGNLLLAAGKRLARKKAEKFIEDGVKFIEYPVEILVNRFLSSPIIDQESGEVLYDTLAQLDEGKLAKIIEQKCETIEIANDLASGVDDAIINSFIADTETLKLLRQTENVEDENDLAAIRIYKVMRPGEPVTKEAAKLFVKDLFFNSERYDLTKVGRMKMNHKLGLSVPEYVTIMTSEDIIKTAKYLIKVKNGQGHIDDRDHLGNRRIRAIGELLANELHSGLIKMQKAIRDKFTALSGSVEELMPHDLINSKMITSTIAEFFSSGQLSQFMDQTNPLSEITHKRRLSALGEGGLVKERAGFEVRDVHPTHYGRICPVETPEGQNIGLINTLSMYAKVNDLGFVEAPYRKVENATITDEIIYITATQEEGLVIAPASTKINENNEIVEDLIEVRVDGETVMIEKEKVDLIDLSSMMIAGVAASLIPFLEHDDANRALMGSNMQRQAVPLVKSDAPIVGTGVEKIAARDSWEAIKARRAGIVEKVDNKNIYILGEDEDGAFIDHYALQKNLRTNQNTTFTQKVIVRRGDFVEKGGVIADGPSMDQGELAIGKNAMVAFMPWNGYNYEDAIIISERMIREDAFTSVHIYEKEVEARELKDGVEEITKDIPNVKEEELAHLDDSGIVKVGTYITPGMILVGKVSPKGEVKPTPEERLLRAIFGEKAGHVVNKSLYASPSLEGIIVDVKIFTKKGYDKDPRAVQAYEQEKEILDREHHDKLLMLDREEMLRINALLLKNPLQEDQEINKQSYKKGQFIKAEDLQNVNRFSINSIVKAFDDGVQDAYKDLKAYFQNEKKKLKEEHDEKLNILEKDDILPSGVVKLVKVYIATKRKLKVGDKMAGRHGNKGIVSNIVREVDMPYLKNGEIVDIVLNPLGVPSRMNIGQILEVHLGLIGKRLGDQIEDIFKEKQGDWIKSLREKMISIADVAKLMDSRNFMDTLNDEQLLGYARDWSKGVRFASPIFEGVNTEEFAKLFEMAKIDMDGKTDLYDGMTGQKMHEKVNVGYMYMLKLHHLVDEKVHARSTGPYSLVTQQPVGGKALFGGQRFGEMEVWALEAYGAAHTLREMLTVKSDDVEGRILAYKALTRGENVPQTGIPETFYVLTNELKSLALDVEIYDEVEEDDTTRTN comes from the coding sequence ATGTTAAATAGCTTAAAATCTGGAAATCGCCTTAGAGTCGATTTTTCCAAAGTCCCTAAAAAAATTGATGTCCCCAATCTACTCCAACTTCAACAAAAGAGTTATGAACAATTTTTGAATGTTGAAAATCTCAAAGATGAGAGTGGTGTAGAGAAGGTTTTTAAATCTATTTTTCCTATTCATGATCCCCAAAACAGAATTACTTTAGAATATGCTGGATCTGAAATTGGAAAACCAAGATACACAGTCCGTGAATGTATGGAGCGAGGACTGACGTACTCTGTTAGCATAAAAATGAATATTCGTCTTATCTTATGGGATAAAGATGAAAAAACTGGTGAAAAAACTGGTGTAAAAGATATTAAAGAACAAGCAATTTTTATTCGTGAAATTCCTTTGATGACGGATAGAACCTCTTTTGTGATTAACGGCGTTGAAAGAGTTGTTGTTAATCAGCTTCACAGAAGCCCTGGTGTTATTTTCAAAGAAGAAGAGAGTCCAACGGTTGCCAATAAATTGATTTACAACGCTCAAATCATTCCAGATCGTGGTTCGTGGTTGTATTTTGAGTATGATGCAAAAGATACACTTTTTGTGAGAATTAATAAACGCAGAAAAGTTCCTATTACGATTCTATTCCGCGCACTTGGATACAGCAAACAAGATATTTTAAAACTTTTTTATCCTGTGCTTAATATTATGATTCGTGAAAATAAATTTTTAATTGAGTTCTCAGCAGATAACTTCTTGGGTCGTGTTGATTTTGACCTTAAAGATGAGCATGGAAACCTTCTTTTAGCGGCAGGTAAACGTCTTGCACGTAAAAAAGCAGAAAAATTTATTGAAGATGGTGTGAAATTTATTGAATATCCTGTTGAAATTCTTGTCAATCGCTTTTTATCTTCTCCAATTATTGACCAAGAGAGTGGTGAAGTTTTATACGATACCTTAGCGCAACTTGATGAAGGTAAATTGGCAAAAATTATTGAGCAAAAATGTGAAACGATTGAGATTGCTAATGACCTTGCAAGTGGTGTGGATGATGCGATTATTAACTCTTTTATTGCCGATACAGAAACACTAAAACTACTTCGTCAAACAGAAAATGTTGAGGATGAGAACGATTTAGCAGCCATTCGTATTTATAAAGTCATGAGACCAGGTGAGCCTGTGACCAAAGAAGCCGCAAAGTTATTTGTGAAAGATCTTTTCTTCAATTCAGAGCGTTATGACTTAACAAAAGTTGGTCGTATGAAAATGAATCATAAACTAGGGTTATCCGTACCTGAGTATGTGACCATTATGACCAGCGAAGATATTATTAAAACAGCGAAGTATTTGATTAAAGTTAAAAATGGTCAAGGACACATTGATGATAGAGACCATTTGGGTAATAGAAGAATTCGTGCCATTGGAGAGCTTTTAGCGAATGAATTGCATTCTGGTTTGATAAAAATGCAAAAAGCTATTCGTGATAAATTTACAGCGCTAAGTGGTAGTGTTGAAGAGTTAATGCCTCATGATTTAATTAACTCAAAAATGATTACTTCTACGATTGCAGAGTTTTTCTCCAGCGGACAATTATCTCAATTTATGGATCAAACCAATCCACTCAGTGAGATTACCCATAAACGTCGTCTCTCAGCATTAGGTGAAGGTGGTTTAGTTAAAGAGCGTGCAGGTTTTGAAGTGCGTGACGTTCATCCAACCCATTATGGAAGAATTTGTCCTGTTGAAACACCTGAGGGTCAAAATATTGGTTTGATCAATACCCTGTCGATGTATGCAAAAGTAAATGATTTAGGTTTTGTGGAAGCACCGTATCGTAAAGTTGAAAATGCGACGATTACAGATGAGATTATTTACATCACCGCAACGCAAGAAGAGGGTTTAGTTATTGCCCCTGCGAGTACTAAAATCAATGAAAACAATGAAATTGTTGAAGATTTGATTGAAGTAAGAGTTGATGGCGAAACGGTTATGATCGAAAAAGAGAAAGTTGATTTGATCGACCTCTCTTCCATGATGATTGCAGGTGTTGCAGCTTCGTTGATTCCTTTCTTGGAACATGATGACGCCAACCGTGCGTTGATGGGTTCAAACATGCAACGTCAAGCCGTTCCATTGGTAAAATCAGATGCTCCAATTGTAGGAACAGGTGTTGAAAAAATTGCCGCTCGTGATTCATGGGAAGCGATTAAAGCAAGACGTGCAGGTATCGTTGAAAAAGTTGACAATAAAAATATTTATATTTTGGGTGAAGATGAAGATGGTGCATTTATTGACCATTATGCATTGCAAAAAAATCTTAGAACAAACCAAAATACAACGTTTACACAAAAAGTGATTGTAAGACGTGGTGATTTTGTTGAAAAAGGCGGTGTGATCGCTGATGGTCCAAGTATGGATCAAGGTGAGCTTGCTATTGGTAAAAATGCCATGGTTGCGTTTATGCCATGGAATGGTTATAACTACGAAGATGCGATTATTATTAGTGAGCGTATGATTCGTGAAGATGCGTTTACCAGTGTTCATATCTATGAAAAAGAGGTTGAGGCACGAGAACTTAAAGACGGTGTGGAAGAAATCACAAAAGATATTCCAAACGTTAAAGAAGAAGAGTTAGCGCATTTGGATGATAGTGGTATTGTCAAAGTAGGTACTTACATTACTCCAGGGATGATTTTAGTCGGTAAAGTATCTCCCAAAGGTGAGGTAAAGCCAACGCCTGAAGAGAGACTTTTACGTGCTATTTTTGGTGAAAAAGCAGGACATGTTGTCAATAAATCACTTTATGCTTCCCCTTCGCTTGAGGGTATTATTGTGGATGTTAAAATCTTCACGAAAAAAGGGTATGACAAAGATCCAAGAGCCGTTCAAGCTTATGAGCAAGAAAAAGAGATTTTAGATCGTGAACACCATGATAAATTACTTATGTTAGATCGTGAAGAGATGTTGCGTATTAATGCACTTCTTCTTAAAAATCCATTGCAAGAAGATCAAGAAATTAATAAACAAAGCTATAAAAAAGGTCAGTTTATTAAGGCAGAAGATTTGCAAAACGTTAATCGTTTCTCCATTAACTCGATTGTTAAAGCATTTGATGATGGCGTGCAAGATGCGTATAAAGATCTAAAAGCCTATTTCCAAAATGAGAAAAAGAAACTCAAAGAGGAACATGATGAAAAGCTTAATATCTTAGAAAAAGATGACATTTTGCCAAGCGGTGTTGTGAAACTTGTTAAAGTTTACATTGCGACAAAACGAAAGCTTAAAGTCGGTGATAAAATGGCGGGACGTCATGGTAACAAAGGTATTGTTTCTAATATCGTTCGTGAAGTTGATATGCCATATCTCAAAAATGGTGAGATTGTTGATATTGTTTTAAATCCACTGGGTGTTCCAAGTCGTATGAATATTGGACAAATTCTAGAAGTTCACTTAGGACTCATTGGTAAAAGACTCGGCGATCAAATTGAAGATATTTTTAAAGAAAAGCAAGGTGATTGGATCAAGTCACTTCGTGAAAAAATGATTAGCATTGCGGATGTTGCAAAACTGATGGATTCACGTAATTTCATGGATACTTTAAATGATGAGCAACTTTTAGGTTATGCACGTGATTGGAGTAAGGGTGTGCGTTTTGCAAGCCCAATCTTTGAAGGTGTCAATACAGAAGAATTTGCAAAACTCTTTGAGATGGCAAAAATTGATATGGATGGAAAGACGGATTTATATGATGGTATGACCGGTCAAAAAATGCATGAAAAAGTTAACGTGGGTTACATGTACATGTTAAAACTCCACCACTTGGTTGACGAAAAAGTGCATGCACGAAGTACAGGACCTTACTCTTTGGTCACACAACAGCCAGTGGGTGGTAAAGCACTTTTTGGTGGTCAAAGATTTGGTGAGATGGAGGTTTGGGCTCTTGAAGCATACGGTGCAGCTCATACCCTAAGAGAGATGTTAACTGTTAAATCAGATGATGTTGAAGGACGTATTTTGGCGTACAAAGCGCTTACTCGTGGGGAGAATGTTCCACAAACGGGTATTCCAGAAACATTCTACGTTTTAACGAATGAGTTGAAGTCTTTGGCTTTAGATGTTGAGATTTATGATGAGGTGGAAGAAGATGACACGACTAGAACCAATTGA